AAATATAGCATCAGGACAGCTGCTGTAAATATGCTGTGAAATACACAAGGGATTAACTGTTTTGCCTTATAAAGGTTTGAAGCTTGTGCAGTGCTTTCCCAGACTTTCTCTGTAATGCTTTATTCATCAAGAAGTATAATTGTTTTCCATGTCAGGGTGAGAAGTTTGAAGGAGCAATCTCTGACAAAGAGGGATATTTTAAATAACTAgtcatgttttattatttttcccccatgAGTGAATGTTTCAGGCTTGATATGGAGGTCCTGAACTCTTGTAGCTTCTAAAAGTACCATTTGTAATGATTATAGTTGGATATTTCTAGAAGGAAGGCAAATGCTTAGCTGCCTAACTTGAGGGTTCAAATTGTGAAAATTGCCTGTCAGTTACAGAAATGTCTCCTGTGATTTGAAGGATTGTAGCCTGCACACTGCACATCTGGGATGCTTTGCTGCCTTTGCTATTTCTTGGCCAGTCTTAGCTGCTCGTTAAGTCTTGGTGAATAGAGTTATTGTTATTGGCTAGCCCCCAGTATGAGGACTGGGATAACTGTTCCTTCTTTAGCTGGATGGTGCTTAACTGGAtctgagacttctttttttccaccttacttcctttttcattcttttctcaaCAAACTGGCAAGCTTCCCTAGTTCACACCATCTTTTTGCAGCTACATGTTTGCCTTCTGAAGTGCTGTTTTGGCttaaattctcaaggtttcataATTCTTTAGAcccaaacagaaaataatatttcagcagaaaagctGTTCTTCAGTGTGGAAGCAACTCAGGCCTCTCTTGTTTGAGATACACATGCCAAGCTGCATTCTTGGAGGAGCCCGGATACAATCCATCTCTGCAGACGAAAATATTAAGTTCAATCTTGTGAGGATGTTCCAGGTTCTGCATTGATGATACAGATCTGCTACCATCACAGGATTGTTACCTGTCCTAAGCATGCTATAACCAAAAATGTAAAGGTGGCACAAAGAGAACGTGGGGAGCTAGCTTGCTGGCTTCTTGATCCGTATGTCCCCATGGAGTTGCTAACCCTGACCTCTTCCCAATCCCTGGTTGCTTTGCCCAAAGAGGAATGGCAGTGGGGGAAGTTACGGATGCCTTTTAATGAAGTTCtataataactttttaaaacactAACTTTGCTTTCTAGAGCTGCGCTGGACCGAGCTACCGTGTTGCTGAGTATGACAAAGGGTGGAAAGCGTATAGACAACGTATGGGGGTCAGGAGGTGGCCAGCAGTCTGTCAAACACCTTGTTAAAGAGGTAACTGACTTCTCTCTAGAGTTTAATGTTTGTCTAAGCTTGTTTGGGATGGAGTGAAGAGATACACATATCTTGTAGCAAAATGATGTCTTGagtgttggttttggggtttttaatataatttatttatacaaagtagtttttaaaaactgatataGGTAACTGTTGATTTTGTAGTATTTGTCAGCGGTGGGAACATGCTAGTACAATATTCTGTATGCAagtatacatttatttttgctttaagcaACACTTTTAAGCACTTGGGTTTTTAAGAGCTTACATTATAAAATGGTGAAGTAATTAGAAGAGCCAAAATGCAACTGGCTAAACTAGATAAACTATTACTATTTTTTGGCATCACTGATTAAAAGCACAGTAATaactgaaaagaggaagaaatgggaaTGTTTAGAAATCTATGCTATGAAGTAGGCAGGTTTAAAGGAAAAGGTCATGTTATAATTTCTAGGTTTTGAGTGTATCAGATGATAGGAGGAGTTGTTCAGGGAAGAAGATAAACTTAATCATACCCATATTAACCTTTTATGGCGATACGCAGTTTATAAAGCAATGTTTTTGGTGCTTGTGTGTCTGTATTACACCATGGATGGGTATTTGGCTTACACTGTGTTTCAGGTTGTGATAATGTCTCAATTTAATTACACTTATAAAACACTACCAGCAAGTTTCAGGAACTAGCTTGCTGCTGGGTTGATTGCAGATTATCAAAACAGTTGACAGCTTTTATATCTAACTAGtgttgggctttttgtttgttttaaaattcaataGATTGATATGTTGCTGAAAGAGTATTTGCTTTCCGGAGATGTGCTGGAAGCTGAACGTTGCCTTCAGGAACTGGAAGTACCCCATTTTCACCATGAACTTGTATATGAAGTAAGGAGAAATCAGAGTCCCTTTAATAATTGCTAGTAATAGcaacaggtttggttttgttttgatgtggGCATGCAAATAATATAACTGGAATCTGAAGCTCAGGTTGCTAGTTCTGATGTTATTTGAATAACTAAGTTGTTTCATGTAAAGTTAATGGTTTGTGTGCTCATTTGTGTGCATGATGTGCAACAAGTAAACTGCTGCTAACTCTGGGAAGATCCAgcattaatttttgtttgttgggtaAATAGCCAAATTCAGATTATTATAGATTCCTGAAAAATAAGAActcaatttattttctgctgaggAATAGCAGCAAAGCCCCGTGCTTTGTTTTGATGTTATTTCCTTTTAGTTTAGATGTTATTTCCTTTTAGTTTAGATGTTATTTCCTTTTAGTTTAGATGTTATTTCCTTTTAGTTTAGATATCTGGGTATTCTAATGTGTGTTACCTGTTTTTGTTAAGTtacagagcttccttttcagggTGGAATTGTTCCTTCTAGCACATTTGTAAAAGCTCTGAGATATTTCAGAACCAGACTGTACGAGAGAAAGATCCTCTTTTTGCTGTATCTGGGAGACTGTTCCCATTTGTACTCTTTTACCTGCCAAACTGGGAAGTGGTTGTTTACCAATAAAGCTGAACACCCACAATCTACAATTTTCTCTTCAGTAAATTGACTCCTTTTAGAAAATTCCTTCACGATAGAAAAACAGAATCCTTTTAGTTGATGGGGGTTTTGGAGATTTGTAGATTTAAAACTTGTAAGTTCTTCTAAAATCACAGCTACAGAAAACCgtaatacaaaattaatttcacaaaattaattaattgccATCTGTACTGCAGCAACCATATGGATATAGTCATGTATCTCTCAAACCAGAGCCAGAAAGGCAATGCTTTTCACTCTGTCTAGTCCTTTCTGGTTTTTCATACCTTTTATCTTTATCCAAATAACTTCtcatcagtttttcttttcaaataataatGCTATACTGAAATTGTGAGTGCATGTAACAAATGGACTTGTCTCCCCAGAAAATGCGTAATAACGCACTCCTTTTCACACCTCGTGTGCTTCCACAACATGTACCTGAACCACTTGCATGCTTTGTTTTAGGCTGTTGTGATGGTTTTGGAGTCAACTggagaaaagacctttaaaatgaTACTGGATTTGTTGAAATCTCTCTGGAGGTCTTCTGTCATTACTATGGACCAAATGAAAAGAGTAAGTATGGCATTTAGAGAATTTTGGGTAAGGTCTTCCAAAATTTGTATAGTTTTTTACCTTCTTTTAAGTACTACTTGTAGTCTATTGCTGACTGCTactcttttttaaattctccatgGTCACTCTGTATCCCACACAAATACTCTGTCACTGATGTATGTACAATACTTGTCATGTACTGGAAGAAGTACAAATGAATTCTGAGCAGTAGTTCTGTGAGGTACAGAATATTTGAATCTTCAGTCAAAGATTTCCAACTGCTTTTATGCAATTAAATGGTTAGaactaataatttaaaatgctgcaatatagcttcatttttcttaaatataatttttcGTTTTATCCAGTAGTTCTTCATAACTGAAGAACAATAAGAACCCACTTAATTACAAATGTCAATTAGAACAGTATATAGAAGCTAATATTTTACACAGTTGGAATCATCCATGGCTTTGCTTCGAGGTATGGCCATAGGACAGCTGTTCTGTCCGAGGGCAAACTGGGTACCACACAAAGACTTGTGTCAAAATTTACCCAGCCATACTGCTGGCGGGAAGTGATGGTGTCATTTCTGGTTGTCACCAGTGTTTCCCTTACTGCATAAACTGTTGTGGTGGAGATTTGTGGCCACATTTTGTTCatttacatggaagaaaaattaactgtcCTTGTGTTACTACCCATGGGATAGCAGCCAGGCTAACATACACATTCTGTACTGTCTGGATTTCTGGCTTCTAAAGTTAAAAATTCAGCTGGTGTTTTTATGTAGATAGGTAGTTATGTCATACCATGGTATTGGCTGGTATTCTGTCTTGCTTTTCCACTGACTTGCAGCTGCTCTGCTTTAGGTTTGATGAAACTGTCCATAGTATACGTGAAactatattgaaaaataaattctctgagtgcaaaaaggtatttaaaaaaattgtaataaaatcatagaataaccAGATCATTATTTGATTTCTTATGTTGCAGGGCTATGAACGAGTTTACTGTGAAATCCCAGATATTAACCTGGATGTGCCACACTCCTATTCTGTGCTTGAGCGGTTTGTAGAGGAATGCTTTCAGGCTGGAATAATCTCCAAACCACTGAGAGACCTCTGTCCTTCAAGGTACTTGTTTTGTTGTAGATGGGTGAAGGCACTGCTTTTTGTCCCCATGTAGGTAACAGAAAGCAGGATCTTATGAGCAAAGTATTACAGATTAGAACTGGAAACTATGGAGGATGGAGAAACAGAGGGTTGGACTGGTAAAAAGTTTACTAAGAAGCTGCACTGATGTGAAACCTGTTATGTGGAGGCTGGGATAAATACTTGAGGAAAGTAAGCCTCCGGTGAGTCCCAGACAGCACACTCGTGTGCCCTCCAGAGGGTGAAGGCCTGCCTCGCCTCTGTTTTGCTGAGATCAGTGCAGTACTGAGATGGAAGATTCAGGTGTCACAATGATCCACGTAGgtgacagtggggaaaaaaacctgaaaaaaaatttgcttaaaGAAATGGTTTAAACATACCAAGGGGCATGAATAGAGTTCTAAGACAATACAACCAATTCTAATGTTTATGTCAAAAGGAATAGGACGCTTATGTGGAATAATCCCTACACAGCTGATCCCTTTGTATCTGTCTGTCATGGTTTATATAGTGCTTTTGGTTTGTTATCATTTACTTATTCATAGCATAAATAATGCTGTTTGAACTGTAGCTGGTCAGCATTCTGTTCTCTCCTTACTGGTCACAATACAATTAAAAAGTTTCATTTCCTGTGGGGAATACatgcaaatttttaaatatgttgttaAAACTATTATTTGCAATTTTATGCATTGGGAATACTATTTATTAAACAGATCTTTTCCAGTTTGGGTGTTTCGTTAGGCTTCTTAAACAATCTTGACAGCTTGAATAAATTTGGATTTTGAAATGTTGGAGGCTGTTTTTGATAAAGACACTATTTGTGGACTTCAGACTTAAAATTGAGTTTGTGTGTATCTTGGTATCAAATGTCTTGCAGATTTGGGGCGTGGGAGGGTTGAAAGTCATCACTGCCACAAAAGCTTGATTATACTTCAGTTACCATTAATATGTTGAGAGGCATTTTTGACTTATGTACTTCAGTTTTGGGTAGAGAACCCCCATTCCTAGGCTTTCAAACTAGGATCTTTTGCAAGTGTGAACATTAAAAGGTGAGCAAAGTAGAAAGCACTTGACAATGCAAATTTTGAAAAGCTTCTTGCAAATAAACCTAGATGTAAGATTCAGATGGATTTTAAGCAATTTATCAGTCATCAAGAATGTCAGCTAATCTTGCTGAGCTTGCACACCTTGTATTTGACTCCCAAGACCAAGAGAAGATTCTTCTCAGAGATAGGTAAGAAAAAACAAGCGATGCTACTTTGAATTACTGAAAAGATACTTTCTACTTTCTTACAGGGGCAGAAAGCGTTTTGTGAGTGAAGGAGATGGCGGTCGTCTTAAGCTAGAAAGCTACTGAATGTGAGAACCAATTCCTGAAGCCTTAAAAGTTTAAAGGGAAAATAGGtatctatatatatacaaacacgcACATGCTTTTtgggtgtgtgtatgtatatatgtatacacatatataatatacCAAAATTTTAAGAGTTGCTTAGCAcagttcatatttttttaaaagcacatgttTTGGGTacaaatcatttttttaaatagttttataaatttcagaaagaaaacaactttctTTGGGCATATAGTAGAACAACTGGCCACTCTGCTGTGGTGGTGCCTTCAAATAAGCTATCTTTTTAAGTGCCATATGTTTATGACCTAATCATTCCATGTTTGCATTGATGTCTGACTGCCGCTCTTTCTTTCAAGGACAGTGTTGTCATCATAAAATCACTGGTTTATACAAAGCTTTATAGAAGGGTCAAGTTAAGCTGCTGTGATCCCATTTCCATTGCTGCTGAAGAAATACTGTGCTTTGGGAGGAAAAAtagctgtttctttgttttaaagagcCCAAGAAAATGGAGTTGGGTCATAAGATTAATTCATCTGTTCCAGGGGAGAACACTGGTTGGTTTTTGCCCCCATGTAccaacttgtcttttttttttttatgtaactGGAAAAGTGAAAAGTTCTGgtaaagcatattaaaaatatttttttgtgaagctctcctttctgcctccttctttttttaaaaagaacaaatttaacTGTGTTCAAATCTCTGAAGTGTGTGCAATTAAGCTGTACATCTAACACCGCCCTTTTGTATTACAATATGCAGAAGAGCACTGAGTAATTAAACTCATGGTGAGTATTTACCaaatgtgtttttgaaaacaaatgacTTGTGTAGGAGTGTCCAGGCTGGCCCCGAGATCGTTTGAACGTGCCTATAGAGCGCAGCTTTGCCAAGCCCTTTCTCACGAATAAGATGGCTCTAGGGAAGACTCTTACAGCCACACCGTggagcccctcctgctcccttaagtttttcagttttgtgcCAAGATTCCAGGTGTCAGAAATGCTGGGAATAGCCGTTACGGGGCTCCAGGAGACAAGCGCCGCAGCACTGGAGCGGCTCCGGTAAGCCGTGACCAGACCGGCGGGGTTGTGCGACTCGCCTCCTCGCGCTGTCCGGCTGGGCCTGTCCCTAGAGCGGCGCCCAGGGGTTGTGTTACCTGTCGGATTCGGCAAGCCTAAAGACATTTAAAACCTCGCCCTGAAAGCGACACGTGGAACTCTCACAGAAAAACGCCATAAAGGAgcctcccgcctccccctccccaatccAGCAGCACCTCCTGCGTTCTCGGCCAGCCTTTAATTCGCAAGCTCCGTTACAAAGCGGGTACCTCCGAGTGGCGGGGGCGGCCACCGCAAGGCACGGTCCCCAGGGTTCCCCCGCCCCTCCTCGGGGCTAGGGCCGGGGCGGCGGTGCCTCCTCAGGCGGCCGCGCCGCCTCCAGCGCCGCCCGCTgcagcttctccagcttctccagcGACACCGACTTGAGGGGCAGCACCTTGGGCTTGCACAGCACCATGGCGGCCGCGTCCTCCACCGACAGCTGCCCTGCAGGGGGAGAGAAGCGCCGTGTGTGAGCGCCGGGGCGGAGCCGGGCCGGCTGCCGGGGCGCGCCCGCCGCCGATACCTTGCTTGGGCAGCACCTCCCGGAACGCGGCCTTCCCCTCCGGCATGGCGGCTCCCGGACGGCGGCGCGCAGGCGCAATGCCCTGGCACGGCCCATGCGGGCATGCGCGGTGCTGAGAGGGAAGGCGCGCCTCCGCGAAGAAAACTACAGTTCCCTGCATGCACTGCGCAGCGCCTCGCCCACACACCGGGCACTGAGGCCGTCTCCAGTACCCCGGTGCATGTTGGGAATTGTAGTCCTCCTTCGGGGGAAAAGGCGTTGGCCGCCCAACTCCACGGTGGGACTTGTAGTCCTTTGCATGGCGCGGAGCACGCCGGGAACTGTAGTTGCTGTGTTGGGGCGGCCGCACAGTTGCGCCCCGGGTGGGACGGGAGCGGCTCCCcccagcagcggggccgggctgccggcTTCCCGCCAGCCCCCGCGGGGACCGGCGGGGCGGCGTCCTGCGTAGGCAGCGGGTG
Above is a genomic segment from Calonectris borealis chromosome 7, bCalBor7.hap1.2, whole genome shotgun sequence containing:
- the BBIP1 gene encoding BBSome-interacting protein 1 translates to MPEGKAAFREVLPKQGQLSVEDAAAMVLCKPKVLPLKSVSLEKLEKLQRAALEAARPPEEAPPPRP